Proteins encoded together in one Aurantiacibacter aquimixticola window:
- the prsR gene encoding PEP-CTERM-box response regulator transcription factor: MAETKPKLLIVEDDEGLQAQLKWAYEEFDVRIAGDYDSAIAALRAEEPPVVTLDLGLPPDPDGTTEGFRVLDEIMAIKPDTKVIVASGHGARESALGAVERGAYDFYQKPVDIEQLGLIVKRAFNLHAIEEENRTLAAKSGDGNRVLGGLITSAPEMVKVARTIERVANTNVSVMLLGASGTGKELLAQGLHDASQRREGNFIAINCAAIPENLLESELFGHEKGAFTGAVKTTEGKIELADGGTLFLDEVGDIPLPLQVKLLRFLQERTIERIGGRKSIPVDTRIVCATHQDLEAMIGDGRFREDLFYRLAEVVIKIPSLAERPGDAGLLAKAFLKRFADEMNPAVTGFAPDALAAIDAWGWPGNVRELENRVKRAVIMADGKLIGAEDLDLNGDDNETPEALNLKSAREQSDRKMIRHALARSEGNISSTAKMLGISRPTLYDLLKQYDLQT, translated from the coding sequence GTGGCCGAGACCAAACCCAAATTGCTGATCGTCGAGGACGATGAAGGCCTGCAGGCGCAGCTGAAATGGGCGTATGAAGAATTCGACGTGCGCATTGCCGGCGACTACGACAGCGCCATTGCCGCATTGCGCGCCGAAGAGCCGCCCGTGGTGACGCTCGATCTCGGTCTGCCGCCTGATCCGGATGGCACGACCGAGGGCTTTCGCGTCCTCGACGAGATCATGGCCATCAAGCCCGATACGAAGGTCATTGTCGCTTCGGGACATGGCGCGCGCGAGAGTGCGCTGGGGGCGGTCGAACGCGGAGCGTATGATTTCTACCAGAAGCCCGTCGATATCGAGCAGCTCGGGCTGATTGTGAAACGTGCCTTCAACTTGCATGCAATCGAGGAAGAGAACCGCACGCTCGCGGCCAAGTCGGGTGACGGCAACCGCGTGCTGGGCGGGCTGATCACGTCGGCGCCGGAGATGGTGAAGGTCGCCCGCACTATCGAGAGGGTCGCCAATACCAATGTCTCCGTCATGTTGCTTGGCGCGAGCGGCACAGGCAAGGAACTGCTCGCCCAAGGTCTGCACGATGCAAGCCAGCGGCGGGAAGGGAACTTCATCGCCATCAATTGCGCGGCGATCCCGGAAAACCTGCTTGAAAGCGAGCTGTTCGGGCACGAAAAGGGTGCGTTTACAGGCGCAGTGAAAACGACCGAAGGCAAGATCGAACTGGCCGATGGCGGTACGCTCTTTCTGGACGAAGTCGGCGACATCCCGCTGCCGTTGCAAGTGAAGTTGCTGCGGTTTCTGCAGGAACGCACGATCGAGCGGATCGGCGGCCGCAAATCCATTCCGGTCGATACCCGTATCGTTTGCGCCACCCATCAGGACTTGGAAGCGATGATCGGCGATGGCCGCTTTCGCGAAGACCTGTTCTATCGTCTGGCCGAAGTGGTGATAAAGATCCCCTCGCTGGCCGAGCGCCCCGGCGATGCGGGGCTACTCGCCAAAGCCTTTCTCAAACGGTTTGCCGACGAAATGAATCCGGCGGTGACCGGCTTCGCGCCCGACGCGCTGGCGGCGATCGACGCCTGGGGCTGGCCGGGAAACGTGCGGGAACTGGAAAACCGCGTGAAGCGCGCCGTGATCATGGCCGATGGCAAGCTGATTGGAGCAGAGGATCTCGACCTCAACGGCGACGATAATGAAACACCGGAAGCGCTCAATCTGAAAAGTGCGCGTGAACAGTCGGATCGCAAGATGATCCGCCACGCTCTCGCTCGCAGCGAAGGCAATATTTCCAGCACCGCCAAGATGCTCGGCATCAGTCGACCGACGCTGTACGATCTGCTCAAACAGTACGATCTGCAGACCTGA
- the prsK gene encoding XrtA/PEP-CTERM system histidine kinase PrsK has translation MMGIAWELIVFLTYLAAAIAATSLSLWLATNGRARGPAIKASAAALGFAALWAFFVAGFGRAEPITHTALVTSNLAWLWMLYRLFGHDDRDKRLGPIRPVVASLAFIEMTQLAIIGTRLQSQAQPEAEALIVQIVLTLRLLWCIGALVLVHNLFAGASQQARLALRWPSAALGAIFLYDLNFYTIAYLGSDTPDLLEDFRALALLVVTTLLAVGFLRNKSELRFRPSRSFAFQSFSLLLIGAYLVVMVVLAQGLAYAGSDYGKILQTGFVLLASVVALTVMSSKRLRGWLRVTLSKNLFQHRYDYRSEWLRFTDTIGRAGPQAPPLLERAVQAVADITDSPSGLLLTPREEGGLALAARWQWPNIDVPALAFDEAGARFFEESQFIIDLDDIRRGDHEGIPPAACPPWLFTHEQSWALVPLLHYEKLVGVVLLARPPLTRRLDWEDFDLLRVVGRQLASYLAEQSSQDALGDAQRFDEFNRRIAFVMHDIKNLASQLSLLAGNAEKHADKPEFRADMILTLRNSTDKLQGLLARLGRYGSHTDGAIEPVPLRVMLRDIAARYHTQPGSITLIAEDDLMVRADPEALEQALVHLVQNAIEAVDDGTPVQLRLVPQENGALIEIVDSGEGMSPEFIRTRLFKPFHSSKQGGFGIGAFEARELVRAMGGRLDVESREGLGTRFAIFLPGDQRLDLLQQMQDRKKEVA, from the coding sequence ATGATGGGGATTGCATGGGAGCTCATCGTCTTCCTGACATATCTCGCGGCGGCGATTGCGGCGACGTCGCTCTCGCTGTGGCTCGCAACCAATGGACGCGCACGCGGCCCGGCGATCAAGGCGTCCGCTGCTGCGCTGGGTTTTGCCGCGCTATGGGCGTTTTTCGTGGCGGGCTTCGGTCGCGCGGAACCTATCACGCATACGGCTCTGGTCACGAGCAATCTCGCGTGGCTGTGGATGCTCTATCGCCTGTTCGGTCACGATGACCGGGACAAAAGGCTCGGCCCGATCAGGCCGGTGGTTGCTTCCCTGGCATTTATCGAAATGACGCAACTAGCCATCATCGGTACGCGGCTGCAAAGTCAGGCACAGCCCGAGGCCGAAGCGCTGATCGTACAGATCGTCCTGACCCTGCGATTGTTGTGGTGCATCGGCGCGCTCGTGCTGGTGCACAATCTGTTTGCCGGGGCATCGCAACAGGCGCGCCTGGCCCTGCGTTGGCCGTCCGCCGCGCTCGGCGCGATCTTCCTCTACGATCTCAATTTCTACACCATCGCCTATCTGGGCTCGGATACGCCGGACCTGCTCGAGGATTTCCGCGCGCTGGCCCTGCTCGTCGTGACGACGCTGCTCGCCGTCGGCTTCCTGCGGAACAAGAGCGAGTTGCGCTTCCGCCCGTCGCGCAGCTTCGCTTTCCAGTCCTTCTCGCTTCTGCTGATCGGCGCGTATCTGGTGGTGATGGTCGTCCTCGCACAGGGGCTCGCTTATGCCGGAAGCGATTACGGCAAGATCCTGCAAACCGGCTTCGTGCTGCTCGCCAGCGTCGTTGCGCTCACCGTGATGTCGTCGAAGCGCCTGCGTGGCTGGCTGCGCGTGACGCTATCGAAGAACCTCTTTCAGCATCGCTATGATTACCGCTCCGAATGGCTGCGCTTTACCGATACGATCGGGCGCGCCGGGCCGCAGGCGCCACCGCTGCTGGAACGTGCCGTGCAGGCGGTGGCTGACATTACCGACAGCCCTTCCGGCCTGCTGCTGACGCCGCGCGAAGAGGGCGGCCTTGCCCTTGCAGCGCGCTGGCAATGGCCGAATATCGATGTGCCCGCGCTAGCCTTCGACGAAGCGGGAGCGCGCTTTTTCGAGGAAAGCCAATTCATCATCGATCTCGACGATATTCGCCGCGGCGATCATGAGGGCATCCCCCCGGCAGCGTGCCCACCCTGGCTGTTCACGCATGAACAAAGCTGGGCGCTCGTCCCGTTGCTGCATTACGAAAAGCTCGTCGGTGTCGTGCTGCTTGCGCGCCCGCCATTGACCCGCCGCCTGGACTGGGAAGATTTCGATCTGCTGCGCGTGGTCGGACGGCAGCTCGCAAGCTACTTGGCCGAACAGTCGAGCCAGGATGCGCTGGGCGACGCGCAGCGTTTCGACGAATTCAATCGCCGCATCGCCTTTGTCATGCACGACATCAAGAACCTTGCCAGCCAGCTTTCGCTGCTAGCCGGCAACGCTGAAAAGCACGCGGACAAGCCGGAATTTCGCGCGGACATGATCCTTACTCTGCGCAATTCGACGGACAAGCTGCAGGGATTGCTGGCACGTCTCGGGCGGTATGGCAGCCACACCGATGGCGCGATCGAGCCTGTGCCGCTGCGCGTCATGCTGCGCGATATCGCCGCACGCTATCACACCCAGCCGGGTTCGATCACGCTGATTGCCGAGGACGACCTGATGGTGCGCGCCGATCCTGAGGCGCTGGAACAGGCGCTCGTTCATCTCGTGCAGAACGCCATCGAGGCGGTCGACGACGGAACGCCGGTGCAGCTTCGCCTGGTCCCGCAGGAAAACGGCGCACTGATTGAAATCGTCGATTCGGGTGAGGGAATGTCGCCCGAATTCATCCGCACGCGCCTGTTCAAGCCGTTCCACTCATCGAAACAGGGCGGCTTCGGCATCGGCGCCTTCGAGGCGCGCGAACTGGTGCGCGCGATGGGCGGGCGACTGGATGTGGAATCGCGCGAAGGGCTGGGGACGCGCTTCGCGATCTTCCTGCCCGGTGATCAGAGATTGGACCTGCTCCAACAGATGCAGGATCGAAAGAAAGAGGTAGCGTAG
- a CDS encoding TIGR03013 family XrtA/PEP-CTERM system glycosyltransferase, translated as MIRLFKHYIPHAVLLLGLLDFVLLLIAADVAWQLRSAQIGTEAGPLRARALALIGFAVTTQTAMIAVGVYGAEALRSMRFACARLLVAVSLAILALALIDFLLPGSTYWRSILLYAMVLATIALVLNRLIVGGILGTHAFRRRVLVLGAGHRAERLQQLAAREGSGFAVVGYINMAETTPQVAQAVNRSAIGDLSAYVANLGATEVVLALEERRNALPLKDLLRVKTAGVHVNEFSSFLERETGRVDLDTLNPSWLIFSDGFSSGRAISSVAKRIFDILASGLLLLLTFPLIALFALIVKLDSEGPAFFRQTRVGLYGQKFELVKLRSMRTDAEKDGVKWAEKKDPRITRVGGLIRKLRIDELPQVWTVLTGHMSFVGPRPEVPKFVADLEQELPYFAERHMVKPGITGWAQINYPYGASIEDARQKLEYDLYYAKNYTPFLDLLIMLQTLRVILWPEGAR; from the coding sequence ATGATCCGTCTCTTCAAGCACTATATCCCGCATGCCGTGCTTTTGCTCGGCCTGCTGGACTTCGTGCTCCTGCTGATCGCGGCCGATGTCGCATGGCAATTGCGTAGCGCGCAGATCGGTACCGAAGCGGGGCCGCTGCGTGCCCGCGCATTGGCGCTGATCGGCTTTGCCGTGACGACGCAGACGGCGATGATCGCGGTCGGCGTTTACGGTGCGGAGGCGCTGCGCTCCATGCGGTTTGCCTGCGCGCGTCTGCTGGTCGCCGTCAGCCTCGCCATCCTTGCGCTGGCATTGATCGACTTTCTGCTGCCCGGCAGCACCTATTGGCGCTCCATCCTGCTTTACGCGATGGTGCTGGCCACGATCGCCTTGGTGCTCAACCGGCTGATCGTCGGCGGCATTCTCGGCACCCATGCCTTCCGGCGGCGCGTGCTGGTTCTGGGTGCCGGTCACCGGGCTGAGCGCCTGCAGCAGCTTGCGGCGCGCGAGGGAAGCGGATTTGCCGTCGTGGGCTACATTAACATGGCGGAGACGACGCCGCAGGTGGCGCAGGCCGTGAACCGGTCGGCCATCGGCGATCTTTCCGCCTATGTCGCCAATCTCGGCGCAACCGAAGTGGTGCTGGCGCTGGAAGAGCGGCGCAATGCCTTGCCACTCAAAGACTTGTTGCGGGTCAAGACGGCGGGCGTCCACGTCAATGAATTCTCCAGCTTTCTCGAGCGCGAGACCGGCCGTGTGGACCTCGACACTCTGAATCCCAGCTGGTTGATCTTTTCGGACGGTTTCTCCTCGGGGCGCGCGATCTCCAGCGTGGCCAAGCGCATTTTCGATATCCTTGCCAGCGGTCTCCTGCTTCTTCTGACCTTTCCGCTGATCGCGCTATTCGCGCTTATCGTGAAGCTGGACAGCGAGGGTCCCGCCTTTTTCCGGCAGACGCGCGTCGGCCTGTACGGGCAGAAATTCGAACTGGTGAAGCTGCGCTCCATGCGCACCGATGCCGAAAAGGACGGCGTGAAATGGGCTGAGAAGAAAGACCCGCGCATTACCCGGGTCGGCGGCCTGATCCGCAAATTGCGTATCGACGAACTGCCGCAGGTCTGGACGGTGCTGACCGGGCATATGAGCTTTGTCGGACCGCGTCCCGAAGTGCCGAAATTCGTCGCCGATCTCGAGCAGGAACTGCCCTATTTCGCCGAGCGCCACATGGTGAAGCCCGGCATCACCGGGTGGGCGCAGATCAATTATCCCTATGGCGCCAGCATAGAGGACGCGCGGCAGAAGCTCGAATACGATCTCTATTACGCGAAGAACTACACGCCCTTTCTAGACCTGCTGATCATGCTGCAGACACTGCGCGTCATCCTCTGGCCAGAGGGAGCGCGATGA
- a CDS encoding SLC13 family permease, translating to MIEAPSLHALAAMALTVAVFYLFVRDRISIEIVSLLAIAIIAVGLYFYPMPHTQPTDGLQLAFSGFGHYALITICALMVMGRGLVVTGALEPAARFLERVFKLNLQLGLLFSLLIAFALSMGVNNTPVLVLLIPIFVTLALRGAMPASKTLMPLNAASLLGGLATTIGTSTNILVVAIAVDLGMPRMGVFHFTPIVLAASLIALPYIWLVMPRMMRDNTPEVSEAQRMFVTRLRVPPSSNLAGRHFDEVVDTLPEDFRFEERPAGPFETGQKLRVSGTHDALEDAIRVLKGQIAPGWVVDEVEREAKRLGEDIQVVEMVVTSDSRLIDRTLATSGIADRFGVAVLGIHKPNRPLRAEDAVDASGDMRLAEGDVLLVMGLTGTINTFAQADSLLQLEGAREVPRRSKALLAATIMGVSVGLASIGVLPIAIASLGGAILMFLTGCVKFDRVGRALSAQVIVLVAASIAIGRFVLDSGAAGWLGESLALGLQFLPPAGVLAAIMLFVTVLTNFASNATAATVGTPIAFAIATELGLPQEPLILAVLFGCNLCYATPIAYQTNMLIMAEGSYQFGDYVKAGVPLVLIMVVTLSVLLAMTYGM from the coding sequence GTGATCGAAGCTCCATCCCTTCATGCGCTGGCCGCGATGGCTCTCACGGTCGCCGTGTTCTACCTGTTCGTGCGCGACCGGATATCGATAGAGATCGTGTCGCTGCTGGCGATCGCGATCATTGCGGTTGGACTGTACTTCTACCCCATGCCGCACACGCAGCCGACCGACGGGCTGCAACTCGCCTTCAGCGGTTTCGGCCATTACGCTCTCATCACTATCTGTGCGCTGATGGTGATGGGCCGAGGGCTGGTGGTAACAGGCGCGTTGGAGCCTGCGGCCCGCTTTCTGGAGCGTGTCTTCAAACTGAACCTGCAGCTTGGCCTGCTTTTCTCCCTGCTGATCGCCTTCGCCTTGTCGATGGGCGTGAACAATACGCCGGTGCTGGTGCTGCTGATCCCGATATTCGTGACCCTGGCGCTGCGCGGCGCGATGCCCGCATCGAAGACGCTGATGCCGCTCAACGCCGCATCGCTGCTTGGCGGGCTTGCGACCACTATCGGCACTTCGACAAATATCCTCGTCGTCGCCATTGCCGTCGATCTCGGCATGCCGCGCATGGGTGTCTTCCACTTCACCCCCATCGTCCTCGCCGCTTCGCTGATCGCGCTTCCCTATATCTGGCTCGTCATGCCGCGCATGATGCGGGACAATACACCCGAAGTCAGCGAAGCGCAGCGCATGTTCGTCACGCGGCTGCGCGTGCCGCCGTCGAGCAATCTTGCCGGGCGCCATTTCGATGAGGTGGTGGACACGCTGCCGGAGGATTTCCGCTTCGAAGAGCGGCCCGCCGGGCCGTTCGAGACGGGACAGAAGCTGCGTGTTTCAGGAACGCACGATGCGCTGGAAGATGCTATCCGGGTTCTCAAGGGTCAGATCGCGCCGGGCTGGGTCGTCGACGAGGTCGAGCGCGAGGCCAAGCGGCTTGGCGAAGACATCCAGGTGGTCGAAATGGTGGTAACGTCGGATTCCCGGCTCATCGATCGCACATTGGCGACCTCCGGCATCGCCGACCGTTTCGGCGTCGCCGTGCTCGGTATCCACAAGCCGAACCGTCCGCTGCGCGCCGAAGATGCGGTCGATGCGTCGGGCGACATGCGGCTCGCCGAGGGGGACGTGCTGCTCGTGATGGGGCTGACCGGCACGATCAACACCTTCGCGCAAGCGGACAGCCTGCTCCAGCTCGAAGGCGCGCGCGAAGTGCCGCGGCGTTCCAAGGCCTTGCTTGCCGCCACGATCATGGGCGTTTCGGTGGGGCTCGCCTCCATCGGCGTGCTGCCCATCGCGATTGCCTCCCTGGGCGGTGCCATCCTCATGTTCCTGACCGGCTGCGTGAAGTTCGACCGGGTTGGCCGCGCGCTCTCTGCGCAGGTGATCGTGCTGGTTGCAGCAAGTATCGCCATCGGCCGTTTCGTCCTGGACAGTGGGGCGGCGGGCTGGCTGGGGGAGTCGCTGGCACTTGGCCTGCAATTCCTGCCACCGGCTGGCGTGCTGGCGGCGATCATGCTGTTCGTCACGGTTCTCACCAACTTCGCGTCTAACGCAACGGCGGCAACGGTCGGCACGCCGATCGCCTTCGCCATCGCGACCGAGCTCGGCCTGCCGCAGGAACCGCTGATCCTCGCCGTGCTGTTCGGCTGCAACCTTTGCTATGCAACACCCATCGCTTATCAGACGAACATGCTGATCATGGCGGAAGGAAGCTACCAGTTCGGCGATTATGTGAAGGCCGGCGTGCCGCTGGTGCTGATCATGGTCGTGACGCTCAGCGTCCTGTTGGCGATGACCTACGGCATGTGA
- a CDS encoding inositol monophosphatase family protein: protein MPAIPGIVRVMEKAARKAGGRLRRDFGEVEHLQVSRKGPSDFVSKADQAAERTLWDELKVARPGWGFLMEEAGELEGEAGQPRFIIDPLDGTSNFLHGIPHFAISIAVQERKLGSDDWGDITSAVVYQPITDETFWAEKSGGAWLHDGRLRVSGRRQLSEALISTGTPYQGHGNFAEWSRIFGALGPNIAGIRRFGAASLDLAWLAAGRYDGFWESGLSPWDTAAGCLLVREAGGFVTDYRGRSQPICDEQVIAGNDQLHSRLHKMIAEALK, encoded by the coding sequence ATGCCAGCAATTCCAGGTATCGTTCGCGTCATGGAAAAGGCCGCCCGCAAGGCAGGTGGCCGCTTGCGCCGCGACTTCGGCGAGGTCGAGCATCTCCAGGTCAGCCGCAAGGGGCCGAGCGATTTCGTGTCCAAGGCCGATCAGGCTGCCGAGCGCACGCTGTGGGACGAGTTGAAAGTCGCGCGTCCGGGCTGGGGCTTTCTGATGGAGGAGGCCGGCGAGCTCGAAGGCGAGGCAGGCCAGCCGCGCTTCATCATCGATCCGCTCGACGGGACCAGCAACTTTCTCCACGGCATTCCACATTTCGCGATCAGCATCGCGGTGCAGGAGCGCAAGCTGGGCAGCGACGACTGGGGCGACATCACCTCCGCCGTCGTCTACCAGCCGATCACGGACGAAACCTTCTGGGCGGAAAAGTCTGGCGGCGCATGGCTGCATGATGGCCGCCTCCGCGTTTCCGGCAGGCGCCAGCTTTCCGAGGCGCTGATTTCCACGGGCACGCCGTATCAGGGCCACGGCAATTTTGCCGAATGGAGCCGGATCTTCGGCGCGCTCGGCCCCAATATCGCTGGCATTCGCCGCTTCGGCGCGGCCTCGCTCGATCTCGCTTGGCTTGCCGCAGGCCGGTATGACGGGTTCTGGGAAAGCGGCCTTTCGCCTTGGGATACGGCTGCCGGGTGCCTGCTGGTGCGCGAGGCCGGCGGCTTCGTGACAGACTATCGCGGACGCTCCCAGCCGATCTGCGACGAACAGGTGATTGCTGGAAACGACCAGTTGCATTCACGCCTTCACAAGATGATTGCGGAAGCGCTCAAGTAG
- the efp gene encoding elongation factor P has protein sequence MKISGVDIRPGNILEYEGGIWKVAKIQHTQPGKGGAYMQVEMKNLIDGRKTNVRFRSADTVEKVRLDTKEYQFLYEDGDMLVFMDTDSYEQINLPSDLLGDARPFLQDGMQVQLELWEERPISVQLPAQIEADIVEADAVVKGQTASSSYKPAVLDNGVRIMVPPHIESGTRIVVDVYEQTYVGKAG, from the coding sequence ATGAAAATCAGCGGCGTCGATATCCGTCCCGGCAATATCCTCGAATATGAAGGCGGCATCTGGAAAGTCGCCAAGATCCAGCACACCCAGCCCGGCAAGGGCGGGGCGTACATGCAGGTCGAGATGAAGAACCTCATCGACGGCCGGAAGACCAATGTCCGCTTCCGCAGCGCCGACACGGTCGAGAAGGTGCGACTGGATACGAAGGAATACCAGTTCCTTTATGAAGACGGCGACATGCTCGTTTTCATGGACACGGACAGCTACGAACAGATCAATTTGCCGAGCGACCTGCTGGGCGATGCGCGTCCGTTCCTGCAGGACGGAATGCAGGTGCAGCTGGAGCTGTGGGAAGAACGCCCAATCAGCGTGCAGCTTCCCGCCCAGATCGAAGCCGATATCGTCGAAGCGGATGCGGTGGTGAAGGGGCAGACAGCTTCCTCCAGCTACAAGCCCGCTGTGCTGGACAATGGCGTGCGCATCATGGTGCCGCCGCATATCGAAAGCGGCACGCGGATCGTCGTCGATGTGTATGAGCAGACATATGTCGGGAAGGCCGGCTAA
- a CDS encoding elongation factor P, whose product MIRWLSLLAIPALAAAPVAAQEMIGTIERGVYRCELPGDAGGPASIAQPEESFTILSASRYSSPQGNGTYLRRGSRVTMTSGPRNGTTYAIVGDGFLRKIENGEPSRLRCIRSDV is encoded by the coding sequence ATGATCCGCTGGCTCTCCCTATTGGCGATCCCCGCCCTCGCCGCTGCGCCGGTTGCCGCGCAGGAGATGATCGGGACGATCGAGCGCGGCGTGTATCGCTGCGAACTGCCCGGCGATGCGGGCGGACCTGCCAGCATCGCGCAGCCGGAAGAAAGCTTCACCATTCTCAGCGCATCGCGCTATTCCTCGCCGCAGGGCAACGGAACGTATCTGCGCCGCGGAAGCCGCGTCACGATGACGAGCGGCCCGCGTAACGGGACCACCTACGCAATCGTGGGGGACGGCTTTCTGCGCAAGATCGAGAACGGCGAACCCAGCCGCCTGCGCTGCATTCGCAGCGATGTCTGA
- a CDS encoding M23 family metallopeptidase, with the protein MASPFVEKLQVAVITATVVSAGWIMAGAVIMDREESAEIAAELDEQEEADPPASEGTQAAQTTPGDRTEPSVQSEEQASNLMIPVLGVSASDLTDNFEDERGGGTRLHEAIDIMAEAGTSVVSVAPGTVERLFRSDQGGNTVYIRSEDRETIYYYAHLDEYAPGLNEGMTVRRGQRLGTVGSSGNADPEAPHLHFEVMRTTAEAEWWEPSTSVNPYPLLTRQRRQALEPAS; encoded by the coding sequence ATGGCATCACCGTTCGTAGAAAAACTCCAGGTCGCCGTGATCACCGCAACGGTCGTTTCGGCCGGGTGGATCATGGCGGGCGCCGTGATCATGGACCGCGAGGAAAGCGCCGAAATCGCCGCCGAACTCGATGAGCAGGAAGAGGCCGACCCGCCTGCTTCCGAGGGAACGCAGGCTGCGCAGACCACGCCCGGCGATCGCACCGAGCCTTCGGTACAGTCGGAGGAGCAGGCGTCCAATCTCATGATCCCGGTCCTCGGCGTCAGCGCAAGCGACCTGACCGACAATTTCGAGGACGAACGCGGCGGCGGCACGCGGTTGCACGAAGCGATCGACATCATGGCCGAAGCCGGAACATCCGTCGTCTCCGTGGCGCCGGGCACGGTCGAACGCCTGTTCCGGTCCGACCAGGGTGGGAACACCGTCTATATCCGCTCCGAAGACCGTGAGACGATCTATTACTACGCCCATCTCGACGAATATGCGCCGGGCCTCAACGAAGGCATGACCGTGCGGCGCGGGCAGCGGCTCGGCACGGTGGGATCGAGCGGCAATGCCGATCCGGAAGCGCCGCACCTGCATTTCGAAGTGATGCGCACCACTGCCGAAGCGGAATGGTGGGAGCCATCCACATCGGTCAATCCCTATCCGCTGCTAACCCGCCAGCGCAGGCAGGCGCTCGAACCGGCATCCTGA
- a CDS encoding L,D-transpeptidase family protein: MSRKFLAIIAALPLIACSMDGADNAEETETEASANADSDLGYEPMSDDNQADSMASEDERYMSVGQDHGSVADANRDNEIPDSEERPIMQAQVVLDREGFGPGVIDGKMGMSTENALSGFQEANDLDVTGKLDEPTKSALARWERIPATRVVTIPASWGDAEYYDIPEDTGAKAEMERLGYKSLDERLAERFHTTVEVLQELNPNGRPAGMDTPEDDASPSPTATGTSSDSESENDGIFRAGQQIRVPNIGADRISPGSLQDADWQRTLASLGVGSDQPEVDRIVVSKAGKTLKAYQGDELVALFTVSSGSSEFPLPLGEWDIVGEAYNPPYSYDPEVLNGDGAEGEEYTLPPGPNGPVGVVWIDLSKEHYGIHGTPDPETIGRAQSSGCVRLTNWDAARLAGMVNTDTEVIFEA, encoded by the coding sequence CCATCATCGCTGCTCTGCCGCTCATCGCATGTTCCATGGACGGTGCGGACAATGCCGAGGAAACCGAGACGGAAGCCTCCGCCAACGCCGATAGCGATCTTGGCTACGAGCCGATGAGCGACGACAATCAGGCGGACTCGATGGCCTCCGAGGATGAGCGCTACATGTCGGTCGGCCAGGACCATGGATCGGTGGCCGACGCCAATCGCGATAACGAAATCCCCGACAGCGAGGAGCGCCCGATCATGCAGGCGCAGGTCGTGCTCGATCGGGAAGGCTTCGGCCCCGGCGTGATCGACGGCAAGATGGGCATGAGCACCGAAAACGCGCTCAGCGGTTTTCAGGAGGCGAACGATCTCGACGTGACCGGCAAGCTGGACGAGCCGACGAAGTCCGCGCTGGCGCGCTGGGAGCGCATCCCGGCCACCCGCGTCGTGACCATCCCGGCGAGCTGGGGCGATGCGGAATATTACGACATTCCCGAAGACACGGGGGCCAAGGCCGAAATGGAGCGGCTCGGCTACAAATCGCTCGACGAGCGGCTGGCCGAACGCTTCCACACGACGGTGGAGGTGCTGCAGGAATTGAACCCGAACGGTCGCCCGGCAGGCATGGACACGCCGGAGGACGACGCTTCGCCTTCGCCCACTGCCACCGGCACGTCCTCCGACAGCGAGTCCGAGAATGACGGGATTTTCCGTGCAGGCCAGCAGATCCGCGTTCCCAATATCGGCGCAGATCGCATCTCGCCCGGCAGCCTCCAGGATGCCGACTGGCAGCGCACGCTCGCCAGCCTCGGCGTCGGCAGCGATCAACCGGAGGTCGATCGCATCGTCGTCAGCAAAGCGGGCAAGACGTTGAAAGCATATCAGGGCGACGAGCTGGTCGCTCTCTTCACCGTCAGCTCCGGATCGAGCGAATTCCCGCTGCCTCTGGGCGAATGGGACATCGTGGGCGAGGCGTACAATCCGCCCTATTCCTACGACCCGGAGGTCTTGAATGGCGATGGCGCCGAGGGAGAGGAATACACGCTTCCGCCCGGCCCGAACGGCCCAGTGGGCGTCGTATGGATCGATCTCAGCAAGGAACACTACGGCATTCACGGCACGCCGGACCCTGAAACCATCGGTCGCGCGCAGAGCAGTGGCTGCGTAAGGTTGACCAATTGGGACGCCGCCAGACTAGCAGGTATGGTCAACACCGATACAGAAGTGATATTCGAAGCCTGA